The sequence below is a genomic window from Streptomyces sp. NBC_00289.
CACCTCCCGCACCTTCCAGCAACTGGGTCGGCTCTGCGGGGCCCAGCCCGGGCGTCACGGTCCGTTCGTGGAACGACAGTTGCACCGCACGGACCTCGGCCTGGCGATCGACCGGCTGGCCGCCCTGCCCACCGCCGAGCGCGCCCTGCTGCCCGGCATCTCCGCACCGCGCGCCGGGCAGAGTCTGGCCGGCGCCGTGGTGGGCCACACCGCGATGAAGCTGACCGGCATCGAGACGGTGACCATCTGCCCCTGGGCGATACGCGAGGGCATCCTGCTGCGCCACATCGAGGACGGCGCCTCCTGGTGGGCGGAGATCTCCCGCCGCGAGGAGGAGGCCGCCACCCGCGAACCGGTCCCCCTGCGCATCGCCACCACGACCAGCTGACCAGCGCGGAACGCACCGCCGAGCACCGTCGAACACGGAAAGGACCATCCCCATGTCAGCCGACGAGAACCGCTCCGGAGAGCGACCCGAGACAGCTCTCCAGGAAGTCCTCAAGGAGGTCGAGGACCAGGAGAACCGCACCCGCGACTCCACAGAGCAACGCCACCACACCGGCGAGGCCGGAGAGACCATCACCCCGAACCCGACCGCCCAGGAGAATTCCCGAGGCGAGTGACGAAACGCGAGGCAAGCGAACACCACCACAGTCCCGCGCCCCAAAGGGGCGCGGGGAACTGCGCGACCGGCCACGACGCACCCGCAGACAACGCACGGGCCTAAAAAAGGGGCGCGGGGAACTGCGCAACCAGCCACGACGCACCCGCAGCCGACGCACCGGCCTAAAGAAGGGGCGCGGGGAACTGCGCGACCGGCCACGACGCACCCGCAGCCGACGCACCGGCCTAAAAAAGGAGCGCGGGGAACTGCGCAACCAGCCACGACGCACCCGCAGCCGACGCACCGGCCCCGCCGACCCACACGTGGTGCGCACCGTCCTCGTTGCCGGTGACGACCACGCCCGCGACCCGGTTGAAGGCGACGGGCCTGCCGTCGTCGTCGGTCTCGGACAGCATCGCGTCCATCCGTTCCAGGACCCGCTGGGCGACGGAGGACGGCCTGCAGCTGATCACCAATGCCTTCATACCGGCTCGAAGTACCCGTACTGCCCCGCTCCACGCCCACGGATGCCCCGCCCGCACCCGGGTACCCGGGGCGCATGACGCACGAAGGTCCTGAACCACGGCTGCCGTCCGCGCGGGGTCCCGTCTCCGCCGCGGTGATGGCGTACCTGCTGGACAACGGCCCGCTGCCGCGCCACGAGGACGCCGCGGGCGCGGACGTGTACGGCGACGATCTCCAGCTGGCCCTGTACCTCTGCTATGAGCTGCACTACCGCGGTTTCGCGGGCGTGTCCCCGGACCGCGAGTGGGATCCGGAGCTGCTGCGCACCCGCGCGGCCCTCGAGCACCGCTTCCTGTCCGCCCTGCGCGCGGACACCCCGGCGCACGACAGTGTCGAGGACGCCCTCGCGGACCTGCTCGTCGAACCGGTCGACGGCACGGGTGTCTCCCACTTCCTGCGCGACAAGGGCGAGCTGTGGCAGGTGCGCGAGTACGCGGCCCAGCGTTCCCTCTACCACCTGAAGGAGGCCGACCCGCACGCCTGGGTGCTGCCGAGGCTGTGGGGCAGGGCCAAGGCCGGGATGGCGGCGATCGAGTTCGACGAGTACGGCGGCGGCCGCCCCGACCGGGTGCACGCCCGGCTGTTCGCCGACCTGATGAC
It includes:
- a CDS encoding iron-containing redox enzyme family protein, which translates into the protein MTHEGPEPRLPSARGPVSAAVMAYLLDNGPLPRHEDAAGADVYGDDLQLALYLCYELHYRGFAGVSPDREWDPELLRTRAALEHRFLSALRADTPAHDSVEDALADLLVEPVDGTGVSHFLRDKGELWQVREYAAQRSLYHLKEADPHAWVLPRLWGRAKAGMAAIEFDEYGGGRPDRVHARLFADLMTDLDLDTTYGHYLDAACAEVLATVNLMSLFGLHRSLRGALVGHFAAVEITSSPGSRRLAEAMRRTQAGPAAEHFYDEHVEADAVHEQVVRHEVIGGLLAEEPHLAADVAFGLDATGHVEDRLAARLLSDWHAGRSSLRTPLPSGGTSQTSHIS